A region of Lycium barbarum isolate Lr01 chromosome 3, ASM1917538v2, whole genome shotgun sequence DNA encodes the following proteins:
- the LOC132631354 gene encoding uncharacterized protein LOC132631354, whose protein sequence is MGTSWHNVNGKIWIFVDAEIQVEIMRDTEQLLSCRFTYLGDGQELVLTVVYASTDRSGRIALWEDLYDMSSHITIPWLVGGDFNVITDDIEKFGGLPVQFAETKDFRQCIDICQLMDLGFTGSMFTWWNGRSDEVGRALSKWSRDTYGDIFKQIATLEEVVQVHEQEFEQNPTGLNRERLQRVQADLIRFYAIEEKFWRQKAGMLWFQDGDRNTKFFHAHVNGKRIKLQLQRIQDHTGTWLDTEEEIAQEAIRFFSDQFKEENNPTDFSMLDKIPKMVTEEQNQQLYEMPDEAEVKRAVFGLNADSAGGPDGFTGRFFQACWEIIANDLVTMVRSFFCGHELPSKVISRIIHERLIYLLPEIISPQQSGFVKGRSIVENILLAQEIVHDIRIRGKPANVVIKLDMEKAYDRIPKKDFPFTYLGVPIYYGRRRNIHYKEIIEKIQNRLSSWTDS, encoded by the exons ATGGGGACATCATGGCATAATGTGAATGGGAAGATTTGGATTTTTGTGGATGcagaaattcaagtagaaataatGAGAGATACAGAACAACTGTTATCCTGTAGATTCACTTATTTGGGTGATGGGCAAGAGTTGGTGCTTACAGTTGTTTATGCGAGTACTGATAGAAGTGGGAGAATAGCTCTATGGGAGGATCTATATGACATGTCTTCACACATCACCATCCCATGGCTTGTGGgtggggattttaatgtcattacagATGACATTGAGAAATTTGGGGGTCTTCCTGTACAGTTTGCAGAAACAAAGGATTTTAGACAATGTATAGACATTTGCCAACTGATGGATCTTGGTTTTACTGGAAGTAtgttcacatggtggaatgggagatcGGATGAG GTGGGAAGAGCTCTCTCTAAGTGGAGTAGGGACACTTATggtgatatcttcaagcaaatTGCAACTCTGGAGGAAGTGGTGCAGGTGCATGAGCAAGAATTTGAACAGAATCCTACAGGGCTTAACAGGGAAAGGCTACAAAGGGTACAAGCTGATCTGATCAGGTTTTATGCTAttgaagaaaaattttggagacaaaaagcaggGATGCTGTGGTTTCAGGATGGAGATAGGAACACAAAATTCTTTCATGCTCATGTCAATGGAAAGAGAATAAAGCTACAATTACAGAGAATTCAAGATCATACAGGTACATGGCTGGACACTGAAGAGGAGATTGCACAAGAAGCAATCAGATTTTTCTCAGACCAATTCAAAGAGGAAAATAACCCTACAGATTTCTCTATGCTTGATAAGATTCCTAAAATGGTTACAgaagaacaaaatcaacaactctATGAAATGCCAGATGAAGCAGAGGTGAAAAGAGCAGTTTTTGGTTTAAATGCAGACAGTGCAGGGGGTCCTGATGGTTTCACAGGAAGATTTTTCCAAGCTTGTTGGGAAATTATTGCAAATGACTTGGTGACCATGGTGAGATCATTcttctgtgggcatgaactcccaag CAAAGTTATTTCAAGAATCATTCATGAAAGACTGATATATCTGCTACCTGAGATCATTTCACCTCAGCAATCAGGATTTGTTAAAGGCAGGAGTATTGTAGAAAACATTTTGTTGGCTCAGGAAATTGTACATGATATTAGGATTAGAGGAAAGCCTGCAAATGTTGTCATTAAGCTTGACatggaaaaggcttatgacaga ATTCCTAAAAAGGATTTTCCATTCACATATTTGGGTGTACCAATCTACTATGGGAGAAGAAGGAACATTCACTACAAGGAGATAATAGAAAAGATTCAGAATAGACTGAGCTCATGGACTG ATTCATAG